A part of Marinomonas rhizomae genomic DNA contains:
- a CDS encoding ABC-three component system middle component 7, translated as MFVPNKTISINDSCVYRASLLLSRLNDGVSVEDIYEVEKKLFLDMSDFIDVLDLLFVLGKIVLDKDNGVIKYA; from the coding sequence ATGTTTGTTCCGAATAAAACTATTTCAATAAATGATAGCTGTGTTTATAGAGCCTCATTATTACTTTCTAGATTAAACGATGGTGTTTCTGTTGAAGACATTTATGAGGTGGAAAAGAAATTGTTTTTAGATATGTCAGATTTTATTGATGTATTGGATTTGTTGTTTGTTTTAGGGAAGATAGTTTTGGATAAGGATAATGGGGTGATTAAATATGCTTAA
- a CDS encoding Rha family transcriptional regulator, producing MAMDIISSNDAPVVQITNDQITTTSTDLAKHFGKRHADILRRVENLGCSAEFSERNFALAEYKDEQDKTRPMYRITRDGFVFLAMGFTGTKAAQFKEAYINAFNQMEKQLNEQKHLPATTDNLALAEKDKYQLLNNIVKSMQIQSDPVVVPSKELIDLIQAIRMYQQQIARLQTPDWVNDNITRVKDIAQRNFVDF from the coding sequence ATGGCTATGGACATTATCTCAAGCAATGACGCACCCGTTGTACAAATCACCAACGATCAAATCACCACCACCTCGACCGACCTCGCCAAGCATTTTGGCAAACGACATGCAGACATATTACGTCGCGTAGAAAACCTTGGTTGCAGTGCAGAATTCAGCGAACGCAATTTTGCGTTGGCTGAATACAAAGATGAACAAGACAAGACTCGCCCTATGTATCGCATCACCCGCGACGGCTTCGTCTTCTTGGCCATGGGCTTCACCGGCACCAAAGCCGCCCAATTCAAAGAAGCCTACATCAACGCCTTCAACCAAATGGAAAAACAACTCAACGAGCAAAAACACCTTCCCGCCACCACAGACAACCTAGCACTAGCGGAAAAGGATAAGTACCAACTGCTCAACAACATCGTCAAATCCATGCAGATACAAAGCGACCCCGTCGTCGTTCCATCAAAAGAACTCATCGACCTAATCCAAGCCATCCGCATGTACCAACAGCAAATAGCACGACTGCAAACACCAGACTGGGTAAACGACAACATCACCCGCGTCAAAGACATCGCCCAACGCAACTTTGTAGACTTCTAA
- a CDS encoding ABC-three component system protein: MSVKTRRANVSDTVKMSLLCDIHGSCPLCRRNLLAKKNDKDVRVFDVAHIYPLHATEHEMKILKDEELLSDNIDCEENFIVLCRTCHKIYDTKKTVEEYRQLVSIKKELNKIKELSTLWNDQTLHKDILIVSNKIGSLSPKDIESTKLSYDALNLDEKKDDTFSYINEMKVSSYIVGFYVPIKETLKDLERLEKAKSKVICSQVKSYYAILEMKGFNQDQIFDKMTEWFMTNTGIFDRSKAEVLVSYFIQNCEVYS; encoded by the coding sequence TTGTCAGTAAAAACAAGGCGTGCAAATGTAAGCGATACAGTAAAAATGAGTTTGCTTTGTGATATTCATGGATCATGTCCTCTTTGCAGAAGGAATTTGCTTGCAAAAAAAAATGATAAGGATGTTAGGGTCTTTGATGTAGCACATATTTACCCTCTTCATGCAACTGAACATGAGATGAAAATCCTTAAAGACGAAGAGCTTCTTTCTGATAATATTGATTGTGAAGAGAATTTCATTGTCTTGTGTAGAACTTGTCACAAGATATATGATACTAAAAAAACAGTCGAAGAATATAGACAGTTAGTTAGTATAAAAAAAGAATTAAATAAAATAAAAGAGCTTTCTACTTTGTGGAATGATCAGACCTTACATAAAGATATTTTGATTGTTTCAAATAAAATTGGTTCTTTAAGTCCAAAAGATATTGAAAGTACTAAGCTTTCATATGATGCATTGAATCTTGATGAAAAAAAAGATGATACATTTAGCTATATAAATGAAATGAAAGTTTCTAGTTATATAGTTGGTTTTTATGTTCCAATAAAAGAAACACTAAAAGATCTTGAAAGACTTGAAAAAGCTAAGTCTAAAGTTATTTGTTCTCAAGTGAAAAGTTATTATGCTATTTTGGAAATGAAAGGTTTTAATCAAGATCAGATTTTTGATAAAATGACTGAGTGGTTTATGACTAATACAGGGATTTTTGACCGATCTAAAGCTGAGGTTTTAGTTTCATATTTTATCCAGAATTGTGAGGTTTATTCCTAA
- the hrpA gene encoding ATP-dependent RNA helicase HrpA yields MPTNALMTRDRHLIDQKQAQLTKRQKEGLPFDRMQSEMNALIEKSETLHQARLSRMPKITYDESLPVAARADEIIQAIQENQVVIIAGETGSGKTTQLPKMCLQAGRGIAGLIGHTQPRRIAARSVAERISDELQVSLGEQVGFQVRFSDESNEETLIKLMTDGILLAEIQQDKRLYKYDTIIIDEAHERSLNIDFLLGYLKQVLAARPDLKVIVTSATIDVERFSQHFENAPIIEVSGRTYPVEIRYQPLLSKSDSEELDEDQSMEQGVLDAVELLIAEERQSGYRGAGDILVFLPGEREIRETAEILRRAELRGTEVLPLYARLSASEQQRIFKSYSGRRIVLSTNVAETSLTVPGIRYVIDPGLARISRYSVRSKVQQLPIEKISQASANQRAGRCGRVADGICIRLYDEDDFNNRSEFTDPEIFRTNLASVILQMANLKLGAVEKFPFVEMPEKRMINDGYRALTELGALNKERLTPIGRQLAKLPIDPKLGRILIAAEQHSVLKEVAIIVSALSVPDPRERPQDKKTQSDQAHAVDKDEDSDFAVFLNLWERFEEQRQALSQNQLRQYCRKQFLNFMRIREWRDIHRQIMIACKQLGFKEAHHEERHYEAIHRSLLAGMFTQVANKMEDSKEMLGCRSRKLAIFPGSMLFKKPPQWIMAAELVETSKLYARVTARIDPAWIEEYAAPFVKRQYFDPHFERNQGRIMAHEQVSLYGLIIVAKRRIDYGHVNPEEAREIFIRSGLVEGELRTKQAFYRKNKALIESLETQEAKLRKRDILVDDETVFSFYNARLPEHVRNLKSLEHFVKTEPDALLMTRDDLINQDVSVDDHAFPDSFGLNGVALPIDYKFDPGQEADGATLKVPVGLLRQLSLEDLGWAVPGFIKERCEALLRALPKALRRRFVPIPQFVDRVYPNLSKDRGDLLEQLSLQIKRETLIDIPLNEWNADKLDSHLTLNLEVVDERGKVLGVGKNLAQLQAQFSDLVEESFAKFGTKQHEQEGLTSWPEQGIPERQEIKQAGIKVTAFPALVAQGDHVSLKMFDDQNTALETHRKGVITLLKLTLSKEMRYLQKNLPHLRESMLIFSPLGQKETLLDDLLNAVLDKVFLDGRALPRTKAEFESCVTNHKPQLVSVANDMAGQLYRVLSSYQGVAKRMKGSIPLPWTRVYGDIKVQLQQLIYPGFIGNTPLFWLGQLPRYFKGIEVRLERFQNHLNKENQYVSELESLWQIYSRQKKAHDEKALYDPELIKYRWMLEEYRISLFAQSVGTLEPISDKRLSKQWQEVKKLV; encoded by the coding sequence ATGCCGACAAATGCCCTAATGACGCGCGATCGTCATCTAATTGACCAAAAACAAGCACAGCTTACCAAGCGTCAAAAGGAAGGTTTGCCTTTTGACCGTATGCAATCTGAAATGAATGCACTCATCGAAAAGTCTGAGACCTTGCATCAAGCTCGTTTATCTCGCATGCCAAAAATTACCTACGATGAAAGCTTGCCGGTTGCTGCTCGCGCCGATGAAATTATCCAGGCGATTCAAGAAAACCAAGTGGTGATTATTGCCGGTGAAACAGGCTCTGGTAAAACCACGCAATTGCCTAAAATGTGTTTGCAGGCTGGCCGCGGTATCGCGGGCTTGATTGGGCACACGCAACCAAGACGAATCGCCGCTCGCAGCGTGGCTGAACGTATCAGTGATGAGTTGCAGGTAAGCTTGGGTGAACAAGTGGGTTTTCAAGTTCGTTTTAGTGACGAAAGTAATGAAGAAACCCTGATTAAACTGATGACCGACGGTATCTTGTTGGCCGAAATTCAGCAAGATAAGCGCCTGTATAAATACGATACCATTATCATAGATGAAGCTCATGAACGTAGCTTAAACATCGATTTCTTGCTTGGGTATTTAAAGCAAGTGTTGGCAGCGCGTCCAGATCTAAAAGTCATTGTTACTTCTGCGACCATCGACGTTGAACGTTTCTCCCAGCATTTTGAAAACGCACCTATTATCGAAGTATCTGGTCGAACTTATCCGGTTGAAATTCGCTACCAGCCTTTGTTAAGTAAGTCTGACTCGGAAGAGCTAGACGAAGATCAAAGCATGGAGCAAGGTGTTTTAGATGCGGTCGAGCTATTGATCGCGGAAGAGCGTCAGTCTGGCTATCGTGGTGCGGGTGATATTTTGGTGTTCTTGCCCGGTGAGCGAGAAATTCGTGAAACCGCCGAAATTCTTCGTCGTGCTGAACTGCGTGGCACTGAAGTATTGCCTTTGTATGCGCGATTGAGCGCCAGTGAACAGCAGCGTATTTTCAAATCCTATTCAGGTCGTCGTATTGTATTGTCGACCAACGTCGCAGAAACCTCGTTAACCGTTCCGGGCATTCGGTATGTTATAGATCCGGGTTTAGCTCGAATTAGCCGTTACAGTGTGCGATCTAAAGTTCAGCAGTTGCCCATTGAAAAAATCAGCCAAGCCAGTGCGAATCAGCGAGCAGGGCGATGTGGTCGTGTAGCGGATGGTATTTGTATTCGCTTGTATGATGAAGATGATTTTAACAATCGTTCTGAGTTTACCGATCCGGAGATTTTCCGCACCAACTTAGCGTCGGTCATTTTGCAGATGGCCAACTTGAAGCTTGGTGCTGTTGAGAAGTTTCCTTTCGTTGAAATGCCTGAAAAGCGCATGATCAATGATGGTTATCGTGCTTTGACGGAGCTGGGGGCGCTGAATAAAGAACGACTCACGCCGATTGGTCGTCAGTTGGCTAAGTTGCCAATTGACCCGAAATTAGGTCGTATCTTAATTGCGGCAGAGCAACATAGTGTTCTCAAAGAAGTGGCGATTATTGTCAGTGCGTTATCGGTTCCAGATCCTCGAGAGCGTCCGCAAGACAAGAAAACGCAATCCGACCAAGCTCATGCTGTCGATAAAGACGAAGATTCTGACTTCGCTGTGTTCTTGAATTTGTGGGAGCGCTTTGAAGAGCAGCGCCAAGCCTTGTCACAGAATCAATTACGCCAATATTGCCGTAAGCAATTTTTGAACTTTATGCGTATACGCGAATGGCGTGATATTCATCGCCAAATCATGATTGCTTGTAAGCAGCTTGGTTTTAAAGAAGCGCATCATGAAGAACGTCACTATGAAGCGATTCATCGTTCTTTGCTGGCGGGGATGTTTACGCAAGTCGCCAATAAAATGGAAGACAGCAAGGAAATGCTTGGGTGTCGTTCGCGCAAATTGGCGATTTTCCCAGGCTCCATGCTATTCAAAAAACCACCACAATGGATTATGGCGGCGGAGTTAGTTGAAACGAGCAAGCTGTACGCGCGAGTGACGGCTCGCATCGACCCTGCTTGGATCGAAGAATATGCCGCACCGTTTGTAAAACGCCAATACTTTGATCCGCATTTTGAGCGTAACCAAGGCCGTATCATGGCCCATGAGCAAGTCTCGCTTTATGGCCTAATTATTGTGGCGAAGCGTCGCATTGATTACGGCCATGTGAATCCTGAAGAAGCGCGCGAGATCTTTATTCGATCTGGGCTGGTGGAAGGTGAACTTCGCACCAAGCAGGCTTTTTATCGCAAGAATAAAGCCTTGATTGAGTCGTTAGAAACCCAAGAAGCTAAATTACGTAAACGCGATATTTTGGTTGATGATGAAACGGTATTCTCTTTTTATAATGCTCGCTTGCCAGAACACGTGCGCAACCTTAAAAGTTTAGAGCATTTCGTTAAAACCGAGCCTGATGCTCTGTTGATGACTCGTGACGATTTGATCAATCAGGATGTGAGTGTTGATGATCATGCTTTCCCAGATTCTTTTGGTCTAAACGGTGTTGCGCTACCTATTGATTACAAGTTCGATCCTGGCCAAGAAGCCGACGGTGCTACTCTAAAGGTCCCTGTTGGGTTGTTGCGTCAGTTGAGCTTAGAAGATCTAGGTTGGGCCGTCCCCGGCTTTATCAAAGAGCGCTGTGAAGCCTTGCTGCGCGCGTTGCCAAAAGCGCTACGCCGTCGTTTTGTACCGATTCCGCAGTTTGTTGATCGCGTATACCCAAATTTGTCAAAAGACAGAGGCGATTTGCTTGAGCAACTTAGCTTGCAGATTAAACGCGAAACCTTGATTGATATTCCGCTTAATGAATGGAATGCCGATAAGCTGGATTCTCATTTAACCTTGAATCTAGAGGTGGTGGACGAACGCGGCAAAGTGCTGGGTGTGGGTAAAAACTTGGCGCAGCTTCAGGCTCAGTTTAGTGACTTGGTTGAAGAGAGTTTTGCGAAATTTGGTACCAAGCAACATGAACAAGAAGGTTTAACGTCTTGGCCGGAGCAGGGTATTCCTGAACGCCAAGAGATCAAGCAAGCTGGCATCAAGGTCACGGCATTTCCCGCCTTGGTAGCACAAGGCGATCATGTTTCATTGAAAATGTTTGATGATCAAAATACCGCATTAGAAACGCATCGAAAAGGTGTGATCACCTTACTTAAGCTAACCTTGAGCAAAGAGATGCGTTACTTACAAAAGAACTTGCCACATTTAAGAGAGTCGATGTTGATATTCTCGCCATTAGGGCAAAAAGAAACCTTGCTGGATGATTTACTTAATGCGGTTTTAGATAAGGTTTTCTTAGATGGCCGAGCTTTGCCGCGTACTAAAGCGGAATTTGAAAGCTGCGTCACTAATCATAAACCGCAATTAGTAAGCGTTGCGAATGATATGGCAGGGCAGCTTTATCGCGTATTGTCCTCTTATCAGGGGGTCGCAAAGCGAATGAAGGGCAGCATTCCTTTACCTTGGACGCGGGTTTATGGTGACATTAAAGTGCAATTACAACAGCTTATTTACCCTGGCTTTATTGGCAATACACCGCTGTTTTGGCTGGGACAATTACCGCGTTATTTCAAAGGAATTGAGGTGCGCTTAGAGCGTTTTCAGAATCATTTGAACAAAGAGAACCAATATGTGTCTGAATTAGAAAGCCTTTGGCAGATCTATTCTAGACAGAAAAAAGCTCATGACGAAAAAGCCTTGTACGACCCAGAGTTGATTAAATATCGCTGGATGTTAGAGGAATACCGTATTTCTTTATTTGCGCAGTCGGTTGGTACATTAGAGCCAATTTCAGATAAGCGCTTGTCTAAACAGTGGCAAGAAGTTAAAAAGTTGGTCTGA
- a CDS encoding DUF2326 domain-containing protein: MLKSISCEELIKTPIVFKKGFNSVVGADDAHNSIGKSSILMLIDFAFGGSDFPNKCDDVIRNVGHFKIGIEFEFDKVYSFIRDTDNLDQIYRVEFQDYITNKQYNTFLKDKYLHDLGDASFRECVSGFFRIYQRDNYNDNRPLDIVRKESWEAIRKRQLKIFGKFKIIEELEDKKTKAVNEKKSIEGTFRSGAVKKLNKTELKKNFLKLDDFSREIEQIKTSLKSNVTDIKSIINERNLLLKLEKDRLVELKNDFNLTLQRLESNLSDNIVRNSDSFNSVIEFFPEISKEKLSQVEGFHNGITKILKNQLLEEKKRVIASKNLCDSEIKGIDEEILKVAGSKEETAVLLERLMELGNFDKELKLQNDFKMKLDDANEDLKNIKNDIHHMISSSIESIENIINEGMARFIKRIYLNNPIEPKISFGKTDYIFHRGDDRGTGKGYSNMICLDLTYLENTILPCLIHDSILFKNMDVPALERLISIYSESEKQIFIAIDEKAKYSIGTQIKIHESMFLKLDGDKVAFKIKWNKESN, translated from the coding sequence ATGCTTAAATCGATTTCTTGTGAAGAGTTAATTAAAACCCCTATAGTTTTTAAAAAAGGTTTTAATTCTGTGGTGGGCGCAGATGATGCACACAACTCCATTGGAAAATCCTCGATTCTTATGCTTATTGATTTTGCTTTTGGTGGAAGTGATTTTCCAAATAAATGCGATGATGTAATACGTAATGTTGGGCATTTTAAAATTGGTATAGAATTCGAATTTGACAAAGTTTATTCATTTATAAGAGATACTGACAACTTAGATCAGATTTACAGAGTAGAATTCCAAGATTATATAACTAATAAACAATATAATACGTTTCTTAAGGATAAGTATCTTCATGATCTTGGAGACGCTTCATTTAGGGAGTGTGTAAGTGGTTTTTTTAGAATCTACCAAAGAGATAACTACAATGACAATCGACCATTAGACATAGTTAGAAAAGAGAGCTGGGAGGCAATTAGAAAGCGTCAGCTAAAGATATTTGGAAAATTTAAAATTATTGAAGAACTTGAGGATAAGAAAACTAAAGCTGTAAATGAAAAGAAATCTATAGAGGGAACTTTCAGATCAGGTGCTGTTAAAAAGCTTAATAAGACTGAATTAAAAAAGAACTTTTTGAAACTTGACGACTTTTCAAGAGAAATCGAACAAATAAAAACATCCTTAAAGTCAAATGTTACAGATATAAAATCAATTATCAATGAAAGAAATCTGCTTTTAAAACTTGAAAAAGATAGATTGGTAGAATTAAAGAATGATTTCAACCTTACATTACAAAGGCTAGAGTCAAATCTATCAGATAATATTGTAAGAAATAGTGATAGTTTTAACTCTGTTATTGAATTTTTCCCTGAAATAAGCAAAGAAAAATTATCTCAAGTTGAAGGGTTTCATAATGGTATTACAAAAATACTTAAGAATCAGTTGTTAGAAGAAAAGAAAAGGGTGATTGCTAGTAAAAATCTTTGTGATTCGGAAATTAAAGGCATTGATGAGGAGATTCTTAAAGTAGCAGGCTCTAAAGAAGAAACTGCTGTTCTTTTAGAGAGGTTGATGGAGCTTGGTAATTTTGATAAAGAGCTTAAGTTGCAAAATGATTTTAAAATGAAGCTTGATGATGCCAATGAAGATTTAAAAAACATTAAAAATGATATCCATCATATGATATCAAGTTCAATAGAAAGCATTGAGAATATTATTAATGAGGGAATGGCTAGGTTTATTAAAAGAATATATTTGAATAATCCGATTGAACCTAAGATTTCTTTTGGGAAGACAGATTATATTTTTCACAGAGGAGATGATAGGGGTACGGGTAAAGGTTATTCTAATATGATTTGCTTAGATCTAACCTATCTAGAAAATACAATTCTTCCTTGTCTGATTCACGATAGTATATTGTTCAAGAATATGGATGTTCCAGCTTTAGAAAGATTGATATCTATTTATAGTGAATCAGAAAAACAAATTTTTATAGCTATAGATGAGAAAGCAAAATATTCTATAGGTACTCAGATTAAAATTCACGAATCTATGTTTTTAAAGCTAGATGGAGATAAAGTTGCTTTTAAAATAAAATGGAATAAAGAGTCCAATTAA
- the cysK gene encoding cysteine synthase A, giving the protein MSHQIFEDNSLTIGNTPLVRLNRIGNGNIWAKLESRNPAFSVKCRIGANMVWDAEKKGILSKGKSIVEASSGNTGIALCFVAASRGYPITITMPSSMSVERRQVMKALGATIVLTEPAKGMKGAIAKAEEIAQDDKFVLLQQFENPANPEIHEKTTGPEIWQDTNGEIDVFVAGVGTGGTITGVSRYIKNTQGKAIISVAVEPTSSPVITQTMKGEDPTPSPHKIQGIGAGFIPKNLDLSIVDRVEQASNEDAIAMAKRLMREEGILCGISCGAAVVAAERLGQLDEFKDKKIVVVLPDSGERYLSTALFEGEFTDNELVQ; this is encoded by the coding sequence ATGTCTCATCAAATCTTTGAAGATAACTCTCTTACCATTGGCAATACGCCTCTTGTACGTTTAAACCGCATCGGTAATGGAAATATTTGGGCCAAGCTCGAATCTCGCAACCCTGCTTTCTCAGTAAAATGCCGCATCGGCGCCAACATGGTGTGGGATGCAGAAAAGAAAGGCATTCTGAGCAAAGGCAAATCCATTGTCGAAGCGTCTAGCGGTAACACAGGTATTGCTTTGTGTTTCGTTGCGGCGTCTCGTGGTTACCCGATTACCATCACCATGCCATCCAGCATGAGTGTGGAACGTCGCCAAGTGATGAAAGCCTTAGGTGCGACTATCGTGCTAACAGAACCCGCGAAAGGTATGAAAGGCGCTATTGCCAAAGCCGAAGAAATTGCCCAAGACGACAAGTTCGTATTGCTGCAACAATTCGAGAACCCAGCCAACCCAGAAATTCATGAAAAAACCACTGGTCCAGAAATTTGGCAAGATACCAATGGTGAAATCGATGTATTCGTTGCTGGCGTGGGTACTGGCGGCACCATCACAGGCGTCAGCCGTTATATTAAAAACACGCAAGGCAAAGCCATTATCAGTGTCGCGGTGGAACCAACCAGTTCACCAGTTATTACGCAAACCATGAAGGGTGAAGATCCAACGCCATCACCACATAAAATTCAAGGCATAGGTGCGGGTTTCATTCCGAAGAACCTAGACCTTTCGATTGTGGATCGCGTTGAGCAAGCGTCTAACGAAGACGCCATTGCCATGGCAAAACGCCTAATGCGCGAAGAAGGCATCTTGTGTGGTATTTCTTGTGGCGCAGCAGTCGTTGCGGCAGAACGATTAGGTCAATTGGACGAATTTAAAGACAAAAAAATCGTTGTGGTATTACCTGATTCTGGTGAGCGTTACTTGTCTACCGCTTTGTTTGAGGGTGAATTCACCGACAACGAATTGGTTCAATAA
- a CDS encoding CobW family GTP-binding protein, whose protein sequence is MKDHIKTIPTNIITGFLGVGKTTAINSLLANKPESESWAILVNEFGQVGIDQEMMPEQEGLFVKELPGGCICCALGSALTPTLKALIEQTHPDRLIIEPTGIGHPEGIIDILMSVSFMDKLDLRATICLLDPRSLEQQEVLDSETFHDQLNLADVILINKCDLAEESQIEVVENSLNQMFPPKQHIARTTRGVIDSSLLDIVRNGQLKAQFPEAHAHHHHSHEHQDNALPEPHKPIRKTGHGSGLFSCGWVFHHEDCFDYWALEKILNGLEGISRIKGVIRIGHAWVFFNRVKDEHDFDKVAYRRDSRIEIICPRELDWEQIEKDMLACQIS, encoded by the coding sequence ATGAAGGATCATATCAAAACCATTCCAACTAACATCATTACTGGTTTTCTAGGTGTTGGTAAAACCACCGCCATCAATAGCCTTCTTGCCAACAAACCCGAAAGCGAATCATGGGCCATCTTAGTGAACGAGTTTGGTCAAGTAGGCATTGATCAAGAAATGATGCCAGAGCAAGAAGGGCTGTTCGTTAAAGAGCTACCTGGAGGTTGCATCTGTTGTGCTCTAGGCTCCGCTTTAACTCCCACTTTAAAAGCACTGATTGAGCAAACTCATCCTGATCGATTAATCATTGAGCCAACGGGGATCGGTCACCCAGAAGGCATTATAGATATCTTGATGAGCGTAAGTTTTATGGACAAACTCGATCTACGCGCTACTATTTGTTTGCTCGACCCACGTTCATTGGAACAGCAAGAAGTGCTCGACAGCGAAACGTTTCACGACCAGCTTAACCTTGCAGACGTGATACTAATCAACAAATGCGACCTTGCTGAAGAATCCCAGATCGAAGTAGTCGAAAACAGCCTCAACCAGATGTTTCCACCGAAGCAGCATATTGCCCGCACTACTCGCGGCGTAATCGACTCGTCGTTATTGGACATTGTCCGTAATGGCCAACTCAAAGCTCAGTTTCCAGAAGCTCATGCTCATCACCATCATTCCCACGAGCATCAGGATAACGCGCTCCCAGAGCCACACAAGCCGATCCGGAAAACAGGCCATGGCAGCGGACTCTTCAGCTGTGGCTGGGTATTTCACCATGAGGACTGTTTTGATTACTGGGCGCTAGAGAAAATATTAAATGGATTGGAAGGCATCAGCCGAATCAAAGGCGTCATTCGAATCGGCCACGCTTGGGTGTTCTTCAACCGCGTCAAAGATGAACACGATTTCGATAAAGTTGCTTACCGCCGCGATTCTCGTATCGAAATCATCTGCCCACGAGAACTGGATTGGGAGCAAATCGAAAAAGACATGCTGGCCTGTCAAATTAGTTAA
- a CDS encoding SDR family NAD(P)-dependent oxidoreductase: MSFENKVVLITGATGGIGIAAAKKFAAAGAHLALVDLSKAALEKVSTNINGEILLIDADVSNEKDVENYVQNTLDKFGKIDVFVNNAGINGDFANIVDQTVENYKKVMNVNLIGAFLGLKYVMKAMIEQESGVIVNTASNGGLLGAPGMSAYVSSKHALIGLSKTAALEAAPYNIRVNSVAPSGVDTAMMRSIETNSAKGHENEAREAFEAAVPLKRYARADEIANLMYFLASDEASFITGAYYRIDGGGGASSV, translated from the coding sequence ATGAGTTTTGAAAATAAAGTCGTACTAATAACAGGTGCCACTGGCGGTATTGGTATCGCTGCTGCAAAAAAGTTCGCTGCCGCTGGCGCGCATCTCGCATTGGTTGACTTATCAAAGGCAGCCTTGGAAAAAGTCTCAACAAATATCAATGGAGAAATACTACTAATAGATGCCGATGTATCTAACGAAAAAGATGTTGAAAACTATGTACAAAATACGCTAGATAAATTTGGTAAAATAGACGTGTTTGTAAACAACGCAGGTATTAATGGCGATTTCGCAAATATTGTTGACCAGACCGTCGAGAACTACAAAAAAGTCATGAACGTTAACCTAATAGGCGCCTTCCTTGGACTAAAATATGTGATGAAAGCAATGATTGAGCAAGAAAGTGGTGTCATTGTGAACACAGCATCAAATGGTGGTTTATTAGGAGCTCCTGGCATGAGCGCCTATGTATCGTCTAAGCACGCTTTAATCGGCTTAAGCAAAACCGCTGCACTTGAAGCGGCGCCTTATAATATCCGGGTCAATTCCGTAGCCCCTTCTGGCGTAGATACCGCAATGATGCGCTCCATTGAGACAAACTCTGCGAAAGGCCATGAGAATGAAGCGAGAGAAGCATTCGAAGCTGCAGTACCATTGAAGCGTTATGCAAGAGCTGATGAAATAGCCAACTTGATGTACTTCCTAGCGTCTGACGAGGCATCTTTTATCACTGGCGCCTACTACCGTATTGATGGCGGTGGCGGCGCGTCTTCCGTTTAA
- a CDS encoding endonuclease I family protein — MWRGVFLFLMFVSVYASAGYYDGTEGLTGEALKTKLHTIIDGQKALKYTQSGNTDWYDGVKVDVWEALVYTDSACPDDKPKCGLVQMLYLDDVRRIDQANRGKSKDDAWDREHVWPKSRGFRKQSQDGYTDLHHLRPADRNINGAHSNYGYGMGGEPVYDELADGSKVLSGAYLDKNKESFEPTDRAKGQIARMVFYMATRYETGDNASPENMPDLHIVKGNSKQSKEPTIGDLCTLVKWNEEFTVTDFEKRRNDRVQEIQGNRNPFIDHPEFVDVIWANKCS; from the coding sequence ATGTGGCGCGGTGTTTTTTTGTTTCTTATGTTTGTCTCGGTTTATGCATCGGCGGGATATTACGATGGTACAGAAGGGTTAACGGGGGAAGCACTAAAGACAAAGCTTCACACTATTATCGATGGTCAAAAGGCGCTTAAGTACACACAGAGCGGCAATACAGATTGGTATGATGGTGTGAAAGTAGATGTGTGGGAAGCTCTGGTTTACACCGATTCTGCTTGCCCTGATGACAAGCCTAAGTGTGGTTTAGTGCAAATGCTCTACCTAGATGATGTAAGGCGCATTGACCAGGCAAACAGAGGCAAGAGCAAAGACGATGCTTGGGATAGAGAACACGTATGGCCAAAATCACGCGGTTTTAGGAAACAAAGCCAAGATGGTTACACCGATCTGCACCACTTACGCCCTGCTGACCGCAATATAAACGGCGCGCACAGTAACTATGGATACGGCATGGGCGGCGAACCGGTATATGACGAGCTGGCCGACGGCAGCAAAGTGCTGTCTGGCGCCTACCTAGACAAAAACAAAGAATCCTTCGAACCAACCGACCGCGCCAAAGGCCAAATCGCCCGTATGGTGTTCTACATGGCCACCCGCTACGAAACAGGCGACAACGCCTCACCAGAAAACATGCCTGACCTGCACATCGTGAAAGGCAACAGCAAACAAAGCAAAGAACCGACCATAGGCGATCTATGTACACTGGTGAAATGGAATGAAGAGTTTACCGTCACTGACTTTGAAAAACGCCGTAACGACCGAGTGCAGGAAATACAGGGCAATCGAAACCCCTTTATCGATCATCCTGAGTTTGTGGATGTGATATGGGCAAATAAGTGCTCATAA